Genomic DNA from Scylla paramamosain isolate STU-SP2022 chromosome 12, ASM3559412v1, whole genome shotgun sequence:
tcatagacgttcaatccttcaggaggtaaacatttcacgcagggaagccacagaacgcttgacttctgatctttctaaaatttctgattggggcagagcaaacttggtattgttcaatgcctcaaaaactcaattcctccatctatcaactcgacacaaccttccagacaactaacccgtcttcttcaatgacattcaactgtccccctcttctacactgaacatcctcggtctgtcctttacttataatctgaactggaaacttcacatctcatctctagctaaaacagcatctatgaagttaggcgttctgagacgtctccgccagtttttttcacccccagctgctaactctgtacaagggccttatccgtccatgtatggagtatgctttacatgtctgggggggttccactcatactgctcttctagacagggtggaatcaaaagcttttcgtctcatcaactcctctcctctaactgactgtcttcagcccctctctcaacgccgcaatgttgcatatctagctgtcttctaccgctattttcatgctaactgctcttctgatcttgctaactgcatgcctcccctcctcccgcggcctcgctgcacaagactttttctttctctcacccctattctgtccacctctctaacgcaagagttaaccagtattctcaatcattcattcctttctctggtaaactctggaactccctgcctgcttctgtatttccaccttcctatgacttgaattccttcaagagggagatttcaagacacttattcatcaattttttgaccaatgctttgatccttttatgggactggcacttcagtgggcatattttttttattggatttttgttgcccttggccagtgtccttcctaaataaaagaaaaaaaaaacacgttaccGTGTTCAGCTGTACGCGAGTAGTGATAATGTATCATGGCAGCTCACAACACCCACAGTGTTGATAAGTGGTGACGGTACAGAATTTACAAATATTCATATGGTGCTGTATACAATATGTCAGCAAAATGAAGTCAAGAAAGTGAACATTTTAGCCTATCACTCAATCTCAGACTGCCTCGACAAATAGAAGAGTATTAGGGATCTTGCGTTATTTGGTGCGTGATAATACAGAAAATTGTGATGATAATATGACTGGTTACAACATCTCTGTATAAGATTATAGAGGACACTCCTCATTTTATAACGCGCAGGACTGACAAGCGTCTTCCCTTGGAGGGTTTAGGGGACATCAACAGTTATGATAACTTTGCGAGGTACAGTCACACAAGTTTCTGAGTATTCATAGCGAGGTCCGGCGCGCTGAGGAGCAGTACGATAGAAATGCAAGAATATTTGTGTACTTGAGTCGTGCTTCAGAGGAGGCGACTTGGTTCATGTGCAGATTTATGAGAGGATAATAACCTCTTGCCATAGTTTTTTGGAACTTATCGAATATTACATGAAGGGCAGTGAGACCACTATTAGATGTCTGCTTATTGACTCAGGAATTTACAGATGTTAACACGGACCACCTGCAGCGAGTGTCCGGGAAATTAGGCCGCCTCACAGCGGCGCGGCTGACGTCGGCCGTGAAGAGATAATACATATTTAGGGCTGAGAGTGGTCTTTTTATACatattatataaaaagaaagacacgaAAAATGTTCTTTCCCTCATCCACACAAGTCCCAAGAATTCGTCtaacagtgaggaaaagaatatgaggcttggtggaggagaggtggtgttccacagattgaaaattatatccaaggccgcgaatgttgcagaagtcaataaaaaaaaaaaggtgagatgGGTGTTAAGACATTTTTAGAATCGATATTGGAATAGCattccgacctggggacatttgtggtcccctccccagacagGGACTCCGAAGCTGGTACAGAAGTCGCATTATtaaaaattttgaattttgaaggAAGCGTGTGCGTGTATCAGGTGTATTAGAGTTGTGTGACGCAAGATGGTTGTTTTTAGAGGGAAGGCCGTGACTGCCCCTTGTGATGTGGGACAcgaagggaaatgttcagtgaggtcgcaGCTGGGCCATTGATAAGTTCGCATCACCCACATGACCCACTGCttgagacctcactgggagtaattatcgcttcggcaggtgtctactgcctcctcctcctatgtgaCACTGAAAAACATCAGAGatgatagaagtagtagtagtagtagtagcaacaaaaGTAGAATCtcaagtagaagtagaagtagtagtagtagtagtagtagtagtagtagtagtagtagtagtagtagtagtagtagtagtagcagtagtagtagtaataatagtaatacgaataataataataatgataataataataataataataataataataataataataataataataataataataataataataataataattattatcattattattattattattattattattactattattattatcataatgatcatgataacaataataacaacaataacaacaacaacaacaataataataataataataataataataataataataataataataataataataacaataataataataataataataataataataataataataataataataataataataataacagcaataataacaattaaaaataatgacaacaaaaaccacaacaacaataataataataataaaacaagaggcaaaattaataaacttgagagagagagagagagagagagagagagagagagagagagagagagagagagagagagagagagagagagagagagagagagagagagagagagagagagagagagagaaatcgaagCATGCATATATAAGGAGGTCAGATGAAGCCTTGTGACACTTCCCGCCAGCCATGACTCCACTCCATCTGCTTTTGTGCGCGGCTGCTCTGCTGGTGAGTAAAAgaacctgctgctgctggcgatGTGTTCAGTGTTGAGGCAAAACAGGCACGATACTAATTCCATGATCACCACGCCGAACACTTGTAGCTGAGTGGGTCCGacatgctagagagagagagagagagagagagagagagagagagagagagagagagagagagagagagagagagagagagagagagagagagagagagagagagagagagagagagagagagagagagagagagagagagagagagagagagagagagagagagagagagagagagagagagagagagagagagagagagagagagagagagagagagagagagagagagagagtaaaggaggttGTCAGTTAAGCATGCAGTTCAGGATACGTGAATAACTCTAACACAGGTAAGTAATTAAGGTAACATAGTGAAGGTAAAGTAACAGGTGAGACACAAGTAACACAGGTGCCAATTAAAACAAGTGACACAGGTAACAGTGGTGGTATAAGTAACACACATGTAATACAGGTAACACAAACAGCTAAGGTAACTCAAGGAACAAGCAACACAAACAGTACACcaaacctccccctcccccaaccttcctaactacaccaccaccaacaccctaCGGCCTTTAAAGCAACGCAACAcagcacaaaacaacacacaccacaacacacccaaAAAACCTCCCAGTCACACCACCAGCAAAACCAGCCAccaaacaacacaacaccacactcaCTACACCAAACCTCACCAAATACAactccaccaccaacaaccaccacaacacaaacaaatcaCACCACAACACGACACACTAGTATTCaacctcctccctttccacaGCCTCTCACCATCACTGCAGTAAAAGGCAGCAACAAGTATTACTACACTTCCTCGCCATGGTGGTACACCTTTTCATCATACCCTTATACCCGGACAAGCCAGCCTCCTTTAACAGCCGACCCTCGCTGCACCTTACCCTTTGGGCTTGTGGGGGACCGCTGCCTGCTGGTGGCTCCCTTCCTGACGGGGACGTGGGAGGAGGCGAGGTACTACTGCCACACCCATGAGTCACAGATCGTGCAGATAGACACCTTTGAGTTCTTCTCAATTCTCCTCAACTTCCTCAGGCATGAAGGTAAGTGGAGGTGAGTAGGTGGTGGTCGTGTTCAcatttgggttaggttaggtacattTGTTTCAATacataagttaggttaggtgcgtTTTTGTTACTTAGgctaggtgaggtgaggtgaggtgtggcaTTAAGGGTTGTTTTGCTACTTAGGTGTCGTTTTCAGGCAGGTCGAGAGCAGGTCaggtatgtttttctttttttttctttttttttagtagtttCTGGTGTGTGGTTAGATGTTTTTCAAGGTAATCAACTGGCTGCTCAGGTGTGTTTCAAGATTCCCCAAGTGTGGTTAGTCGTGATTCAAAATTATTCAGGTGTGTGGTTGAGGTGTAGTTCCAaggtttgttttctttgttaagCGTGGTTTTCATTAAGGTAAGTCAGGTGTGGGTCAGGTGTGTGTCATGGTTGGTTTCAGGTGCGGTTTTTAAGTGCTTCAGGTGTTGGTCAGGTGTGTTTCAAAATAGATCAGGTGATAGTCCAGGCGTGTTCCGAGGTGGTCCAGGTGATAATCAGGTGTTTCATGGTAATTAAGATGTTGGTcaggtattttggtgtgttccGGGTTACTTCAGGTGCAAGTCAGGTGAGTTTCAAGAAATTTCAGGTGTTAGTCAGATGTGTCTCAAGGTAATCAAACTGCTGGCCAGGTGTTTCAAGGTGCTTAAGGTACTAATTAAGCGAGTTTCCAAGATATTGAGATGCCATTTCTAcgtaccagtctctctctctctctctctctctctctctctctctctctctctctctctctctctctctctctctctctctctttctctctctattttcacaacaataaaaacaacacagcacaacaactTCATGAACACCCACAAGGAAGGATAGGGAGGATTGTAGCACGTATAATATCCTGAGTTGGCTGTAGAGCAAAAATAAAATGTCTCAGTGATTtatcattaaaagaaaacactgtACAAAATATTCACAAGCacgtataaggaaggaaggagaggactaAGGACAATATATTTACCGGTTCCTACTAATTATGATGTCCGGAGGTGGCTGAAGAAGATAAATTGTCTCAAGAGTGATTTgtgattaaaagaaaatagtgtagaaaatacttacaaacacgtacaggaaaggagaaaggagcaAAATGACCACAATCTAAGACGTATAATGTCCAGAGATGGGTGAAGAACAAATTGCAGTGTCATAGAGTGGTTTGTGATTAAAGGAAAGATGCACCGAAAAGTAATAGAAGGGTTAAATTATCCTAAATGCTTCCTTCCCACTTACGAATACTATTTAACACATCACAAATAATAACCGCATTGGCtttaaagattaaaaaaaaattttgaggaaaaaccaatgacTTATCCTCATATTTCTTCAATTAACGTGCGCAGGAACGAACTAACGCAGCTCCTGTCAATTAAAGCATAGAAGTACTGAAGTGACTTATGATatcgtcgccaccaccaccacctaaaccACCTAAtttatctccctctccatcctctccacaGACACAAAATCAGTCACTCTAATGAAAGTActtcataaatctctctctctctctctctctctctctctctctctctctctctctctctctctctctctctctctatctatctatctatctacctatctatatatctacctatctatctatctatctatctttctcatATTAAGTGAATAAAACTGaaatgaaattaaacaaaataatgatatttttacttcccctcttccctctacctctctcGTGCAGGGCTGGACGAACATAGCTACTGGCTGGGCGCAAGggatatagaagaagaaggagaatttCGCTGGAGTATCGGGGGAGGCTTGGTACCAATGAGCTCTCCCTTCTGGGCCATCAAATACGCTTCTAGCACCACCTACAGCATTGTAAGGCCGGGGACGGTGGGGAAGGGGCACAGGGAAGTAGAGAtgcgggaggggaggcaggagggaaagaaaggatgaataagtgagaggaatggaaggaaggaagatcaaGATTTGGGTGGAGTGGTTAGATGTACTGGATGTATAGGATGGATAAGCAGGCAAGGAGAgatgggaaaagggagggagggggatggagggagatgaagggtgggggtgatgagtgaatgagtcatatggtgaagagagaaaggagggtgagaagtcagtgggtgagtgagtgagaggatgtgtgtgtgtgtgtgtgtgtgtgtgtgtgtgtgtgtgtgtgtgtgtgtgtgtgtgtgtgtgtgtgtgtgtgtgtgtgtgtgtgtgtgtgtgaatgagtgactgattgactcactgactgactgaatgacagaATGAataagggaggatgagagaaagtagggagggatggaaggaaaactgggaagaaagaaagagagaaagaatgaaagaatgaatgaatgaaaggaaggaaaaatgaaaggaaagaaggaagaaagtaaggaagaaatgaaggaaggaagaaagggatgagaaaaagaataactttATCACAGGAGAAATATCATATAAagaacaggtgaggaggaggaagggagagatggaaaagacACGAGGAGAATGGAGATAGGGAAGGAGATTAAAATGGATGAAACacgggaagataaaagaaaaagataacaggaaggagaggagaaaacgaGTGAATATTCCTAGAGCGTATCTAAACTACAAGTATGAATAattgtaggtatgtatgtatgtatgtatgcatgtatgtatgtatgtatatatgtatataagcATATATACACGGtcgtatgtttgtatgtattccTTTCGATCATTCCATACATACCATACCTAACGTTTCTTATATATCTAATCACTAATTAATCTACTTATGACtgaccacaacacacacacacacacacacacacacacacacacacacaactcaacacaacaacACTTACAACCAATACATTACAAAACCTtaaccaaaacacacctaacctaacaaattaACTAACCTGCACAACCTCAGTCCAAACACACTCCTTAATTAATCCTCACACAGCTAATGACAGGATGGTTCAAATTTCATACCGGTAATGAACGGGAATTCTAATgaacgaaaataaaacaacagggGCAGAGAGGTCTTCACTGGTCGATTATTGCTTCGCGTTCACTTACCTCCATTAAAATTGCACTCAACACCTGAACCGGACTATTTTCTAAGCTTAAGTAGAATCAATAGCACCTTCCTTAATATTGTACTCAAGATCTCaagcagacatttttttttttttaagtttaagtaagAACCATAGCAGTGACAGGGTAGACCATCCACCTCTTCACCTGTCACTCACCTACCCCGTCACatcagaaaacaaaggaagctgcaagaagccatcaggtctacaggAGGGAATCCCTGCATGACACACACCTttctatatccacctatcatctccattcaCAAATTTGTATAATCATTTcattaaagctccctaatgacttagcactaaTATCTACCACTCAACTTGACAACCAATTCTTTCGGATCTATCTTTTTAATTTGACTTTTCTCAATCAtgaacccattatttcctgttctatcctgattactgatcctgagaattttgttcCGGTCATGTTTGTTATATTCCCATACCACTTGTCACCTGCATCCCTGTACGAGTCTTATCTAACACAAGGTCTCCACACATACTCACAGGAGCCGCAAGGGACCACAACCTCCAACTGCCTGCGCATGGATAAGGTCCGCTATTTGTATTTTGATGACGATGACTGTGAAAACGAAAACTCCATCATGTGCGAGAAGAAGCTGAaggtgtgatgagagagagagagagagagagagagagagagagagagagagagagagagagagagagagagagagagagagagagagagagagagagagagagagagagagagagagagagagagagagtgtactaagcaaaaaaaaaaaaatggaagaaaggatgagaaaagataattaaaaaaaaatgaataaataaaaacagaaagagcATACCTTCACAACCACTCTAACCTCCACACCCACACGCAGCTTATTTCTCTGCCTCGCCAAACATCAcgccttgccttcctctctttccttcttttttaacGCTCGCACAAGTAATGGAATGCTAAGGAATGGTGAATAAaccaagaggagggagaaaaataacattccATAAgcagataaaaatgagaaaaaaacttctttcctttcttccttttttttttcttttcgctttcTTAAACCTCAGAcgagaaattaaaggaagagagatagagagagagagagagagagagagagagagagagagagagagagagagagagagagagagagagagagagagagagagagagatgaagcatTGTATCTccggatgaaaaataaaagtaaacacacaaaacgctgtaactataaaacattcttgtcctcttacacacacgcatgcacacacatacacacggggagagagagagagagagagagagagagagagagagagagagagagagagagagagagagagagagagagagagagagagagagagagagagagagagagagagcaaccagGTGTCCCCAAGATGGTGTTCAGGTAATGCAAAACACTCGCACAATTTGCAAAGGTGTCGGAAAGAAGATGCCCGGAGACACCTGGACAGCAGTTCTTTAACCCTACGATCACTGAGCTGCTGAGAAGGTTATGGGCTTGTATGATGTATTGTTATGATGTATGTTGTATTGTATAATGTATAGTGTCTTGTCCTGtatgatatgtatgtatgtatgtatgtatgtatatgtatgtatgatgcGTTACGTTTACTAAGCTGCTGGAAAGGTTGTATGATTGTATGATGTGTCTGTAATGCGTCTTGTATGATggagtaatagtattagtagtagaagaatcCGGGGCTTTCTTCTTTGTGGTCTGCGAAATGAGTTCCTGTGAGAGGCTAAAGTGATGAAGAACGCGAGCTGTTGTGGTTTATGTAAGAGAtggatgtttatttatttattctatttttttctttttctggtgaGCATTATTTCAGTTTTGCTTGTGTTTCTTGattccctccctttaccctgttttctctttttttctctcatttttttctcatgaatGTCAATCCttagtttttttacattctttaaaactttggcagcatctctctctctgtctctctctctctctctctctctctctctctctctctctctctctctctctctctctctctctctctctctgtctcg
This window encodes:
- the LOC135105729 gene encoding uncharacterized protein LOC135105729, producing MTPLHLLLCAAALLPLTITAVKGSNKYYYTSSPWWYTFSSYPYTRTSQPPLTADPRCTLPFGLVGDRCLLVAPFLTGTWEEARYYCHTHESQIVQIDTFEFFSILLNFLRHEGLDEHSYWLGARDIEEEGEFRWSIGGGLVPMSSPFWAIKYASSTTYSIEPQGTTTSNCLRMDKVRYLYFDDDDCENENSIMCEKKLKV